The following proteins are encoded in a genomic region of Thermococcus pacificus:
- a CDS encoding BtpA/SgcQ family protein, with protein sequence MDFERKPLIGMVHLKPLPGSYLYDGDLDGVIEAALRDAKTIEKAGFDAVMVENFGDVPFPKYVDKTTVAAFTAVVKEIRDEISLPLGINVLRNDGIAAYSIAYAVKADFIRVNVLSGVAYTDQGIVEGIAHELAKLRKLLPSKIRVFADVHVKHAVHFGDFEDSLMDTVERGLADAVVVSGKATGKPVDLEKLALAKRISPVPVVVGSGTTYDNLPELWEYADGFIVGTWIKRDGKVENEVSLERARKLVELAKELRE encoded by the coding sequence ATGGACTTTGAGAGAAAGCCCCTCATAGGGATGGTTCACTTAAAGCCCTTACCTGGCTCCTACCTCTACGACGGCGACCTTGATGGGGTAATTGAAGCCGCACTGAGGGACGCGAAAACGATTGAAAAAGCCGGCTTCGACGCGGTTATGGTCGAGAACTTCGGTGACGTTCCATTCCCAAAGTACGTTGACAAGACGACGGTTGCGGCTTTCACGGCAGTAGTTAAGGAAATCCGAGACGAAATCAGCCTTCCACTCGGGATAAACGTCCTCCGCAATGATGGCATCGCCGCTTACTCGATAGCCTACGCCGTAAAGGCTGACTTCATAAGGGTGAACGTGCTGAGCGGTGTGGCTTATACGGACCAGGGAATTGTAGAGGGCATCGCCCACGAGCTTGCAAAGCTCAGAAAACTCCTCCCAAGCAAAATCCGGGTCTTCGCCGACGTCCACGTCAAGCACGCCGTTCACTTCGGGGACTTCGAGGATTCCCTGATGGACACTGTTGAGAGAGGTTTAGCCGATGCCGTCGTCGTCAGCGGAAAGGCAACCGGAAAACCCGTCGATCTGGAAAAGCTGGCTTTAGCTAAGAGGATTTCACCGGTTCCGGTTGTGGTCGGCTCAGGAACCACATACGACAACCTTCCTGAGCTGTGGGAGTACGCGGACGGCTTCATAGTGGGGACGTGGATCAAGCGGGATGGAAAGGTCGAAAACGAAGTTTCTCTTGAGCGGGCAAGAAAACTGGTCGAGCTGGCGAAAGAACTTCGGGAATGA
- a CDS encoding PH domain-containing protein produces the protein MGKEENPKLPKSVLRHLEPNEDVLFSIRKKISMEKPKWLLVTNRRIIYLDEKVLGRYDLKALPYQKLEQVTVKLGIMSSEFIIEGEENITLKLGWMNKEEARKAINAIKDALNAIAVEPVSIEVNKKLTSETWVLKKPKEFITRTMPAYQPAQPVVKEEKEDPMEQLKKLKELYDMGVISQEEYEEKRKRLLEQI, from the coding sequence GTGGGAAAAGAGGAAAACCCCAAGCTACCGAAGTCAGTTCTGAGGCACCTGGAGCCCAATGAGGATGTTCTCTTCTCGATAAGGAAGAAGATAAGCATGGAGAAGCCAAAGTGGCTCCTCGTGACGAACAGGAGGATAATCTACCTCGACGAGAAAGTTTTAGGGAGATACGACCTCAAGGCGCTCCCATACCAGAAGCTGGAGCAGGTCACGGTGAAGCTCGGGATAATGTCGTCGGAGTTCATAATAGAGGGGGAGGAGAACATAACCCTCAAGCTCGGCTGGATGAACAAGGAGGAGGCTAGGAAGGCGATAAACGCCATCAAAGACGCCCTCAACGCTATAGCGGTGGAGCCTGTATCCATCGAGGTCAATAAGAAACTCACAAGTGAGACATGGGTATTGAAGAAGCCAAAGGAGTTCATAACGAGAACGATGCCGGCCTACCAGCCTGCCCAGCCCGTTGTTAAGGAGGAGAAGGAAGACCCAATGGAGCAGCTCAAGAAGCTGAAGGAACTCTACGACATGGGCGTTATAAGCCAGGAGGAGTATGAGGAGAAAAGAAAGAGGCTGTTGGAGCAGATTTAG